The following are encoded in a window of Saccharothrix longispora genomic DNA:
- a CDS encoding RHS repeat domain-containing protein, producing the protein MSSEDRHRPRSRRAWWAGAFGLSSVAGVGTAVKAVAVVTAVAVTASVVTGSAPPPDLRDWLGGASLPEVQQEPSVPGGPVPVAHALGVDHTAERAMAEPVRPKWPTAGAAVLDLPGRAAEKARADGLPVRVGQGKGAGGPERVRVEVLDRERARGLGVDGVVFTVAGADRGRSGEVEVELHYGDFSRAYGGGWASRLVLVELPACALTTPERSECRTATPLPGRNAPARGLLSGTVALTAPGQPAAEQPSTEAPSSSPSSPAPSSPAPSSPAPSSTTPSSPAPQVPGSSAPGTTSPAPTDESAATTAQAAGFARTALLGQAAENSPTVLAAVAGAKGSEGDFTASDLSPTGSWSAGGPSGDFTYSYPMPVPPVPGGLVPDLALAYNSGSVDGRTSATNAQASWVGDGWEFTPGGFVERRYKGCAEDDGGNQGTLESADLCWAGENAVISVGGVTGELIKDAATGRWVARADSGAKIELRTGAANGDNDGEHWVVTTTDGTRYFLGLNRLPGAPAGTPDTGSTFTVPVFGNHANEQCNAGTFATSWCRQAWRWNLDLVIDAHGNAMVFRYAQEKNRYTRGGIDGAATEYVRGGHLTAVDYGLREGALFASPPAKVEFEVAERCLPGGAVTCAPEQRTEANASHWPDVPVDLICRDGSDCKAVFVNHEWDPGVHTPAFFATKRLTKVTAKADVGGLQPVDSWALTHLFPATTDGTDPALWLRTVQRTGHVGGTATTPTTTFAGSPLDNRVDARTEIRPLSRYRLTGIDNGHGGNTGVRYHDRDCVAGQPMPAPESNTRRCFPMWWKPYSGYDDPILDWFHKYAVAEVVEQDLTGGSPPVRTNYDYPGGAAWSWDDNEMVPTTERSWSRWRGFGAVRTTLGDPGSGQVVTESQYLRGMDGDLLPGGAKRAVSVPGTDDATTDHEALVGFLREERTLLDGSLVSLVINDPWVSGPTATKGDKRAYKVNVKAIRKRDHLADDTWRRTKQVVEFDTEGFPIREEDFGAVSTWDETSASGDEKCTRTTYASNADKHLLGLRATTTTHAGTCATEATPGTVLSAGQFAYDGQEVGAAPLRGDVTTALALDSWTAADGRKWSQTQATHDGYGRTSTSVDVLGATSSTEYAPATGLVTSVRATNALGHSTLTQLDPRRGRPVATTDAAGVITQGEFDPLGRTARVWAAGVTDKTKAPAAVFEYTTRADGPSVIATKSLQDSGSYKTSYTLLDGLLRNRQSQTPPATNAGRVITDTIYDTRGLVVKTNNGYYNEEEPSTALFGAADNHVPNQTVTEYDTLGRATASIYRKKATEQWRTTTVHHGADKVSTVPPEGGTATTLVVDAFGRHVEKRDYKARAQAGDDAATAFQATRYTYDRGGQLATVVDPAGAKWTFEYDLAGNRVRTTDPDAGVSTTAYDKAGRPVSATDGRGFTVATAYDVLGRRTATHEGSPSGLKLTEFTYDTLGNGRPVSSTRYSEGHAYRTETTGYDGAGRTIGAKITIPAVEGALQGEYLYEQTYTTTGKLATESMPAAGGLAQEVVHHTYDGAGLPKTSYAFNPVSHTTATYVSDSTYSVYGEMLQVVRGAATSPRNVVTTNFYDEGTRRLIQSVVNRETTAQSNVVDRRYGYDQAGNITRISDVPAGGPHDTQCFDHDWLGRLSSAWTPASGDCSATPTTAALGGAAPYWMQWEFDAAGNRVAEKSHAAAGTTVRTYDHPTVDTAGLGQPHTTRSVTETAPDGTQRTSAFGYDAAGNTLARQVDDVTQELHWNSEGRVASVTEGTKVVSSYLYDAAGVRLIARDADATTLYLPGQEVRLPKGSTATSCVRYYRHGDAVAMQRSTAGGLAYLIGDHQGTGAMALRTSDLTVTRRYQLPHGGTRGPELAWPNNKGFVGGDRDPTGLTHVGAREYDPALGRFISVDPIVDFHDPRQMHGYAYAHHSPVTLSDPSGEFVDLLIQAIQMITTALANAIAAVAKGKSGTANTRSGPKVTHVGTVNAIPSGKGWGPYNRQLVLNRDTGKWDAYDIYHDTYSVEGECGAASGFVGPIQDCTGTLVMQRTVLHQTGLDCGAHGTPRCPRIENARATPGSAPLPTVGDVVDFFVGDIIDCGKNPGLTTACGMAIIGFTPLGKGAKLAANAVEAGVDAAQATAKANKVNLDLDFSSGSGRRLDPKDKRGEFEMAGNALTKHAGRKTNAGQWPTPSGKQNPGAWNVLGRDVLDDILTNPGSVTMHGRGRIGGVWQNVIDVRLPNGGIGARFSTDGTFSGFLD; encoded by the coding sequence ATGAGCAGCGAGGACAGACACCGGCCCCGGTCGAGGCGCGCGTGGTGGGCAGGCGCCTTCGGCCTGTCGAGCGTCGCCGGGGTCGGCACGGCGGTCAAGGCCGTGGCGGTCGTCACCGCGGTCGCCGTGACCGCCTCGGTGGTGACCGGCTCCGCGCCGCCACCGGACCTCCGGGACTGGCTCGGTGGCGCGTCGCTGCCCGAGGTGCAGCAGGAGCCGTCCGTGCCGGGTGGGCCCGTGCCGGTCGCCCACGCTCTCGGCGTCGACCACACCGCCGAGCGGGCCATGGCCGAACCGGTTCGGCCGAAGTGGCCCACGGCCGGGGCGGCCGTGCTGGACCTGCCCGGCCGTGCCGCCGAGAAGGCGCGGGCCGACGGGCTGCCGGTGCGGGTGGGCCAAGGCAAGGGCGCCGGTGGACCCGAGCGGGTGCGTGTGGAGGTCCTCGACCGCGAGCGCGCGCGTGGGCTCGGTGTGGACGGGGTCGTCTTCACCGTCGCCGGCGCCGACCGGGGCCGCAGCGGCGAGGTCGAGGTGGAGTTGCACTACGGCGACTTCTCCCGCGCCTACGGCGGCGGGTGGGCCTCGCGCCTGGTGCTGGTCGAGCTGCCCGCCTGCGCCCTGACCACCCCGGAGCGTTCGGAGTGCCGTACGGCCACGCCGCTGCCGGGCCGTAACGCCCCGGCCCGCGGGCTCCTGTCCGGCACCGTGGCCCTCACCGCCCCGGGGCAGCCGGCCGCTGAGCAGCCCTCCACCGAGGCGCCGTCTTCCTCGCCGTCGTCCCCTGCGCCGTCGTCCCCTGCGCCGTCGTCCCCTGCGCCGTCCTCCACCACGCCGTCGTCCCCGGCACCGCAGGTTCCCGGATCGAGCGCGCCCGGCACGACGAGCCCCGCGCCTACCGACGAGTCCGCGGCCACCACGGCCCAGGCCGCCGGTTTCGCTCGGACTGCCCTGCTGGGCCAGGCGGCCGAGAACAGTCCGACCGTGCTGGCTGCCGTGGCCGGTGCCAAGGGCTCCGAGGGCGACTTCACCGCCTCCGACCTCTCGCCCACCGGCTCCTGGTCGGCGGGCGGCCCGTCCGGTGATTTCACCTACTCCTACCCCATGCCGGTGCCGCCGGTGCCCGGTGGACTGGTCCCCGACTTGGCCTTGGCCTACAACTCCGGGTCCGTGGACGGGCGCACCTCGGCGACCAACGCGCAGGCGTCGTGGGTGGGCGATGGGTGGGAGTTCACCCCCGGCGGGTTCGTCGAGCGCCGTTACAAGGGCTGCGCCGAGGACGACGGCGGCAACCAGGGCACCCTCGAATCCGCCGACCTGTGCTGGGCCGGGGAGAACGCCGTCATCTCCGTCGGCGGCGTCACCGGCGAGCTGATCAAGGACGCGGCCACCGGCCGCTGGGTGGCCCGCGCCGACAGTGGCGCCAAGATCGAACTGCGCACGGGTGCGGCCAACGGCGACAACGACGGCGAGCACTGGGTCGTCACGACCACCGACGGCACCCGCTACTTCCTCGGCCTCAACCGCCTCCCCGGCGCCCCTGCGGGCACCCCCGACACCGGGTCCACGTTCACCGTGCCCGTGTTCGGCAACCACGCGAACGAGCAGTGCAACGCGGGGACCTTCGCGACCTCGTGGTGCCGGCAGGCGTGGCGGTGGAACCTCGACCTGGTCATCGACGCCCACGGCAACGCCATGGTATTCCGGTACGCACAGGAGAAGAACCGCTACACCCGGGGCGGCATCGACGGGGCCGCTACCGAGTACGTGCGCGGCGGCCATCTCACCGCCGTCGACTACGGCCTGCGCGAGGGCGCCCTGTTCGCCTCCCCGCCGGCCAAGGTGGAGTTCGAGGTCGCCGAGCGCTGCCTGCCCGGCGGGGCGGTCACCTGTGCTCCGGAGCAGCGCACCGAGGCCAACGCCTCCCACTGGCCCGACGTGCCCGTGGACCTGATCTGCCGCGACGGCAGCGACTGCAAGGCCGTCTTCGTCAACCACGAGTGGGACCCGGGCGTGCACACCCCGGCGTTCTTCGCCACCAAGCGGCTGACGAAGGTCACCGCCAAGGCGGACGTCGGCGGCTTGCAGCCGGTGGACTCCTGGGCGCTCACGCACCTGTTCCCCGCGACCACCGACGGCACCGACCCGGCGCTGTGGTTGCGGACCGTGCAGCGCACCGGGCACGTCGGCGGCACCGCGACCACCCCCACCACGACCTTCGCCGGCAGCCCGCTGGACAACCGGGTGGACGCCCGCACCGAGATCCGCCCCCTGTCGCGCTACCGCCTCACCGGCATCGACAACGGCCACGGCGGCAACACCGGGGTGCGCTACCACGACCGCGACTGCGTGGCCGGGCAGCCGATGCCAGCCCCGGAGAGCAACACCCGCCGTTGCTTCCCCATGTGGTGGAAGCCCTACTCCGGTTACGACGACCCGATCCTGGACTGGTTCCACAAGTACGCCGTGGCCGAGGTCGTCGAGCAGGACCTCACCGGCGGCTCACCCCCCGTGCGCACCAACTACGACTACCCCGGCGGCGCGGCCTGGTCCTGGGACGACAACGAGATGGTCCCCACGACCGAGCGCAGCTGGTCGCGCTGGCGCGGCTTCGGCGCGGTGCGCACCACCCTCGGCGACCCGGGCTCCGGGCAGGTCGTCACCGAGTCGCAGTACCTGCGCGGCATGGACGGCGACCTGCTGCCCGGCGGCGCGAAGCGCGCCGTGTCCGTGCCCGGCACCGACGACGCGACCACCGACCACGAAGCGCTCGTCGGATTCCTCCGCGAGGAGCGCACCCTCCTCGACGGTTCCCTCGTCAGCCTGGTGATCAACGACCCGTGGGTGTCGGGCCCGACGGCCACCAAGGGCGACAAGCGCGCCTACAAGGTCAACGTCAAGGCGATCCGCAAGCGCGACCACCTCGCCGACGACACCTGGCGGCGCACCAAGCAGGTCGTCGAGTTCGACACCGAAGGCTTCCCGATCCGTGAGGAGGACTTCGGCGCCGTCTCCACCTGGGACGAGACCAGCGCCTCCGGTGACGAGAAGTGCACTCGCACCACGTACGCGTCCAACGCGGACAAGCACCTCCTCGGACTGCGCGCGACCACCACGACCCACGCGGGCACCTGCGCCACCGAAGCCACACCCGGGACGGTGCTGTCGGCCGGACAGTTCGCCTACGACGGGCAGGAGGTCGGCGCGGCGCCCCTGCGCGGCGACGTGACCACCGCCCTGGCCCTGGACTCCTGGACCGCGGCCGACGGTCGGAAGTGGTCGCAGACCCAGGCCACCCACGACGGCTACGGCCGCACGTCGACCTCCGTCGACGTCCTCGGGGCCACCTCCAGCACCGAGTACGCGCCCGCCACCGGGCTGGTCACCAGCGTGCGCGCCACCAACGCCCTGGGCCACAGCACCCTCACCCAGCTCGACCCGCGCCGGGGCAGGCCGGTGGCCACCACCGACGCCGCCGGCGTGATCACCCAGGGCGAGTTCGACCCACTGGGCCGCACCGCGCGCGTGTGGGCCGCGGGCGTGACCGACAAGACCAAGGCCCCGGCCGCGGTGTTCGAGTACACCACCCGTGCCGACGGCCCCTCGGTCATCGCCACGAAGTCCCTCCAGGACAGCGGCTCCTACAAGACCTCCTACACCCTGCTCGACGGTCTGCTGCGCAACCGACAGTCCCAGACGCCGCCGGCCACCAACGCCGGGCGGGTCATCACCGACACGATCTACGACACCCGCGGTCTGGTGGTCAAGACCAACAACGGGTACTACAACGAGGAAGAGCCGTCCACGGCCCTGTTCGGGGCCGCGGACAACCACGTGCCCAACCAGACCGTCACCGAGTACGACACCCTGGGGCGGGCCACGGCCTCGATCTACCGCAAGAAGGCCACCGAGCAGTGGCGCACCACCACCGTCCACCACGGCGCGGACAAGGTGAGCACCGTCCCGCCCGAGGGCGGCACCGCCACGACCCTGGTCGTCGACGCCTTCGGCCGCCACGTCGAGAAGCGCGACTACAAGGCCCGCGCCCAAGCGGGCGACGACGCGGCCACCGCCTTCCAGGCCACCCGCTACACCTACGACCGTGGCGGCCAGCTCGCCACGGTCGTCGACCCGGCCGGCGCCAAGTGGACCTTCGAGTACGACCTGGCCGGCAACAGGGTCCGCACCACCGACCCGGACGCGGGTGTCTCGACCACGGCCTACGACAAGGCGGGCCGCCCGGTCAGCGCCACCGACGGGCGCGGCTTCACCGTGGCCACCGCCTACGACGTGCTCGGCCGCAGGACCGCGACGCACGAGGGCTCGCCGAGCGGGCTCAAACTCACCGAGTTCACCTACGACACCCTGGGCAACGGCAGGCCCGTGTCCTCCACCCGCTACTCCGAGGGGCACGCCTACCGGACCGAGACCACCGGCTACGACGGCGCGGGCCGCACCATCGGCGCCAAGATCACCATTCCGGCCGTCGAAGGCGCGCTCCAGGGCGAGTACCTCTACGAGCAGACCTACACCACGACCGGCAAGCTCGCCACGGAGTCCATGCCCGCCGCGGGCGGCCTGGCCCAGGAGGTCGTCCACCACACCTATGACGGCGCCGGCCTGCCGAAGACCTCCTACGCGTTCAACCCGGTGTCGCACACCACCGCGACCTACGTCTCCGACTCCACCTACTCGGTGTACGGGGAGATGCTGCAGGTCGTGCGTGGTGCGGCGACCTCGCCCCGCAACGTGGTGACGACGAACTTCTACGACGAGGGCACCCGCAGGCTGATCCAGAGCGTGGTCAACCGCGAGACCACCGCCCAGTCCAACGTCGTGGACCGCCGCTACGGCTACGACCAGGCCGGCAACATTACCCGCATCTCCGACGTCCCCGCCGGCGGCCCGCACGACACCCAGTGCTTCGACCACGACTGGCTGGGCAGACTCTCCTCGGCGTGGACCCCGGCCTCCGGGGACTGTTCGGCAACCCCGACCACCGCCGCCCTCGGCGGCGCCGCCCCGTACTGGATGCAGTGGGAGTTCGACGCGGCGGGCAACCGTGTCGCCGAGAAGTCCCATGCCGCAGCCGGAACCACCGTCCGAACCTACGACCACCCGACCGTGGACACCGCCGGCCTGGGCCAGCCGCACACCACCCGTTCGGTCACCGAGACCGCACCCGACGGCACCCAGCGCACCAGCGCCTTCGGCTACGACGCGGCGGGCAACACGCTCGCCCGCCAGGTGGACGACGTCACCCAGGAGTTGCACTGGAACAGCGAGGGCCGCGTCGCCTCGGTCACCGAGGGTACGAAGGTGGTGTCGTCGTACCTCTACGACGCCGCCGGTGTGCGGCTCATCGCCCGGGACGCCGACGCCACCACGCTCTACCTGCCCGGCCAGGAGGTGCGTCTCCCCAAGGGCTCGACCGCCACGAGTTGCGTCCGCTACTACCGCCACGGTGACGCGGTGGCCATGCAGCGCTCCACCGCCGGGGGCCTGGCCTACCTCATCGGTGACCACCAGGGCACCGGCGCGATGGCGCTGCGCACCTCGGACCTGACGGTGACCCGCCGCTACCAGCTACCCCACGGCGGCACTCGCGGCCCGGAACTCGCGTGGCCCAACAACAAGGGCTTCGTCGGCGGCGACCGCGACCCCACCGGCCTGACCCACGTCGGCGCCCGCGAATACGACCCAGCCCTGGGCCGGTTCATCTCGGTCGACCCCATCGTCGACTTCCACGACCCGCGCCAGATGCACGGCTACGCCTACGCCCACCACAGCCCCGTCACCCTGTCGGACCCCAGCGGCGAGTTCGTCGACCTGCTGATCCAGGCGATCCAGATGATCACCACGGCTCTGGCCAACGCCATCGCCGCGGTCGCCAAGGGCAAGTCGGGCACGGCCAACACCCGCTCGGGCCCGAAGGTCACGCACGTCGGCACGGTCAACGCCATCCCGTCCGGCAAGGGCTGGGGCCCCTACAACCGCCAACTGGTCCTCAACCGAGACACCGGCAAGTGGGACGCCTACGACATCTACCACGACACCTACTCCGTCGAAGGCGAGTGCGGCGCGGCATCCGGCTTCGTCGGCCCGATCCAGGACTGCACCGGCACCCTGGTGATGCAGCGCACGGTGCTGCACCAGACCGGTCTGGACTGCGGAGCCCACGGCACCCCCAGGTGTCCGAGGATCGAGAACGCCCGCGCCACCCCCGGCTCGGCACCCCTGCCCACGGTCGGGGACGTGGTCGACTTCTTCGTCGGCGACATCATCGACTGCGGCAAGAACCCCGGCCTCACCACGGCGTGCGGTATGGCCATCATCGGCTTCACCCCGCTGGGCAAGGGCGCCAAACTCGCCGCGAACGCCGTCGAAGCGGGCGTGGACGCCGCGCAGGCGACGGCGAAGGCAAACAAGGTCAATCTGGACTTGGATTTTTCTTCTGGCTCGGGTCGGAGGCTGGATCCCAAGGACAAGAGGGGCGAATTTGAGATGGCCGGCAATGCGTTGACAAAGCACGCTGGACGCAAGACGAACGCCGGACAGTGGCCAACCCCTTCCGGGAAACAGAACCCGGGGGCTTGGAACGTGCTCGGTCGCGACGTATTGGACGACATTCTGACCAACCCGGGTTCGGTCACCATGCACGGGCGTGGCAGGATCGGTGGGGTTTGGCAGAATGTCATCGATGTTCGCCTCCCCAACGGAGGTATCGGCGCCCGGTTCTCGACGGACGGTACGTTCTCCGGGTTTCTGGACTGA